A stretch of Spirosoma oryzicola DNA encodes these proteins:
- a CDS encoding sensor histidine kinase produces MGPFRRLLFGLLTACLTTLPLLGQPLRHQPVVDLSTSDDQISLRGKLAYFRDSSARKSVQDVITATFQPVTTPVPNFGIITGVKVAKPAWLRFRVQNKSAEEQRWLAEIDFWCFDELQLFLVDDQNRIFSTSPVIGWKTPAARRPFNHRHYWFPINLAGHQNVTAYLRVVKQRGTQIVPLELIRASAYEPLLQESYLFWGGVLFTLAFVAVMSFIFFLITLDRIYSKYIFCLLGLVGFFIINDGFLNQFAFDEQFWLPRQNVYFLFPLILFYSQLLFVRTFLPLYRTPSYRWHKIGTVVLWCGVFCLLALIIERFTPYSPLLELFLIRLFSIFYWFPVPVIVAYIVISIVRNYHVKEAWLYLIAVLPFYTLNLGQVLANFGLLPTYEPVAKFMYYAPAALFEVLVLTVGLAYRYKMNRDQTERLIKERTIQQKRTYEAEVQTLAMKNSLLIEKTRIARDLHDNVGAHLAFVVTNLTHISDQAEKQPSMDRQLWSDQLRTIVSYTREAIKLLRETIWAIHQESFTVEEFSERLNQYINRYVQETDGLHVDVVVTGTQAQRLTSTQVLNLFRIVQEALNNVIKHANATQAKVRLQVLAGGRISLRIHDNGRGFTWANGAVSDHHYGLRNMQTRAEELGGSFRVFAEEGTTVEVTVDAVS; encoded by the coding sequence ATGGGTCCTTTTCGCCGATTACTTTTTGGTCTTCTGACTGCTTGCCTAACAACGTTGCCTCTGTTGGGGCAACCCTTACGCCATCAGCCGGTTGTCGATCTATCAACCAGCGATGATCAGATAAGCTTGCGGGGGAAGTTGGCTTATTTCCGGGATTCGTCAGCCCGTAAGTCGGTTCAGGATGTCATTACTGCAACATTTCAGCCGGTCACGACGCCGGTTCCTAACTTTGGTATTATCACGGGGGTGAAGGTAGCAAAACCGGCCTGGCTCCGGTTTAGGGTTCAGAACAAGTCGGCGGAAGAACAACGGTGGCTGGCCGAAATCGATTTCTGGTGTTTCGACGAGCTTCAGCTTTTCTTGGTCGATGATCAGAACCGGATTTTTTCGACCTCTCCCGTTATCGGCTGGAAAACGCCCGCAGCCAGGCGCCCGTTCAATCATCGGCATTACTGGTTTCCGATCAATCTAGCTGGTCACCAAAACGTCACCGCTTACCTGCGTGTGGTCAAACAACGGGGTACGCAAATTGTCCCGCTTGAACTGATCCGCGCGTCGGCTTACGAACCACTGCTTCAGGAAAGCTATTTGTTCTGGGGCGGGGTCCTGTTTACGCTGGCCTTCGTGGCCGTCATGAGCTTCATCTTTTTTCTGATTACGCTCGACCGTATTTATTCGAAATACATCTTTTGTTTACTCGGCCTCGTTGGTTTTTTCATTATCAACGATGGGTTCCTGAATCAGTTTGCGTTTGACGAGCAATTCTGGCTACCCCGGCAGAACGTTTATTTTTTGTTCCCGCTCATTCTTTTTTATTCGCAGCTGTTGTTTGTCCGTACCTTTCTGCCGTTGTACCGGACACCGTCTTACCGCTGGCACAAGATCGGTACCGTCGTGTTATGGTGTGGCGTTTTCTGCCTGTTAGCGCTTATCATCGAACGTTTTACGCCTTACTCGCCCCTGCTGGAACTGTTTCTAATTCGGCTGTTTTCTATTTTTTACTGGTTTCCGGTCCCGGTCATTGTCGCGTACATTGTTATTAGCATCGTTCGGAACTACCACGTTAAAGAAGCCTGGCTGTACCTTATTGCCGTGCTGCCGTTCTATACCCTGAATCTTGGACAGGTTCTGGCCAATTTTGGCCTCTTGCCTACGTATGAGCCCGTTGCCAAGTTCATGTATTATGCCCCAGCCGCCTTGTTTGAAGTGCTGGTGCTGACGGTTGGCCTTGCGTACCGCTACAAGATGAATCGCGATCAGACGGAGCGGCTCATCAAAGAACGAACCATCCAGCAGAAGCGAACGTACGAAGCAGAGGTTCAGACACTGGCGATGAAAAACAGCCTGTTAATCGAAAAGACGCGCATCGCCCGCGATCTGCACGATAACGTGGGCGCTCATCTGGCTTTCGTTGTTACCAACCTCACGCACATCAGCGATCAGGCGGAAAAACAGCCCAGCATGGATAGACAATTGTGGTCTGACCAGTTGCGAACCATTGTCAGCTACACCCGCGAAGCCATCAAGCTCCTGCGCGAAACAATCTGGGCGATTCATCAGGAAAGCTTTACGGTTGAAGAATTTTCGGAGCGGCTCAATCAGTACATCAACCGCTACGTGCAGGAAACCGACGGTTTGCACGTCGATGTGGTCGTAACGGGCACGCAGGCGCAGCGGCTTACCTCGACGCAGGTTTTGAATCTTTTCCGAATCGTACAGGAAGCCCTGAACAATGTGATCAAACATGCCAACGCCACGCAGGCGAAGGTACGGTTGCAGGTTCTGGCGGGCGGCCGCATTAGTCTGCGTATTCACGACAATGGTCGGGGTTTTACGTGGGCGAACGGAGCGGTTTCCGATCATCATTATGGGTTGCGAAACATGCAGACCCGCGCGGAAGAACTCGGCGGCAGCTTCCGCGTTTTTGCCGAAGAAGGTACTACGGTTGAAGTAACGGTTGATGCTGTTTCGTAA
- a CDS encoding Gfo/Idh/MocA family protein, which translates to MSNQQPTSRRKFLQGSILATAGFFIVPRHVLGGKHPDGSRYIAPSDRLNIAAVGCGGKADVNIRLAYNNGSDNMVALCDVDDRQSKKYRAQFPKAPYFQDYRELFDKVANTFDAVIISTPDHMHAPIAMAAMQLGKHVYVEKPLTHDIYEARMLTEAARKYKVVTQMGNQGSSGDATRIIETAIQDKIIGHVHTVYCWTNRPVWPQGVRSPKDKGESQPVPAEVNWPLWLGTAPTRPYHEAYMPTRWRGYWDFGTGALGDMGCHFMDVPFRALKLKYPTSVECSVGSVYADFFKEAFYDDVCPPSSAIHLTFPSDDKKVKEIKLSWFDGGIRPQLPDGVEYSDVFRDIDGGVLFIGTKGMLVGSLFGNDPKLLPVDKFANTALPSPKKPLVEGKTEGHQQQWVKACKQGYGAYTSSSFEEAGPLTETVLMGNLATRSYLAREGDKFTGRKKLLWDGATMKITNYDYANQFVRRQYNGGYTL; encoded by the coding sequence ATGTCTAATCAGCAGCCTACTTCCCGTCGTAAATTTCTGCAAGGTAGCATCCTGGCTACCGCTGGCTTCTTTATCGTTCCCCGTCATGTACTAGGCGGCAAACACCCCGATGGCTCCCGCTACATTGCCCCTTCTGATCGGCTCAATATAGCGGCAGTAGGTTGCGGAGGCAAGGCCGATGTCAACATCAGACTGGCTTACAACAACGGTTCTGACAACATGGTAGCCTTGTGCGATGTAGATGACCGTCAGTCGAAAAAATACCGGGCTCAATTTCCCAAAGCACCTTATTTTCAGGATTACCGCGAGCTATTCGACAAGGTGGCGAATACGTTCGATGCCGTCATCATCAGTACGCCCGACCACATGCACGCGCCCATTGCGATGGCCGCCATGCAGCTTGGCAAGCACGTATACGTTGAGAAACCGCTTACGCACGATATTTACGAAGCCCGAATGCTAACCGAAGCAGCTCGCAAATACAAAGTGGTGACCCAAATGGGCAATCAGGGAAGTTCGGGCGACGCGACACGGATTATCGAAACGGCCATCCAGGACAAGATAATCGGTCACGTGCACACGGTTTATTGCTGGACAAACCGCCCCGTTTGGCCGCAGGGCGTGCGCTCGCCCAAAGACAAAGGCGAATCGCAACCCGTTCCCGCCGAAGTCAACTGGCCGCTCTGGCTTGGCACCGCTCCTACCCGCCCCTATCACGAAGCGTACATGCCGACCCGCTGGCGCGGCTATTGGGACTTTGGCACGGGCGCGCTCGGCGATATGGGTTGCCACTTTATGGACGTACCATTTCGGGCGCTGAAACTCAAGTATCCTACCTCAGTAGAGTGTAGCGTGGGATCGGTGTACGCCGATTTTTTCAAAGAAGCCTTTTACGATGATGTGTGCCCCCCTTCGTCGGCTATTCACCTGACCTTTCCGTCCGACGACAAGAAGGTGAAGGAAATCAAGCTCTCCTGGTTCGACGGGGGTATCCGCCCACAATTGCCCGACGGCGTGGAGTACAGCGACGTATTTCGCGACATCGACGGTGGCGTTTTATTTATCGGCACAAAAGGAATGCTGGTTGGTAGTCTGTTCGGCAACGACCCCAAGCTGCTACCAGTCGATAAGTTTGCCAATACAGCCTTACCCAGTCCGAAAAAACCGCTGGTAGAAGGAAAAACGGAAGGGCACCAGCAGCAGTGGGTCAAAGCCTGCAAGCAAGGCTACGGCGCGTATACATCCTCTTCGTTCGAAGAAGCGGGTCCACTCACCGAAACCGTCCTAATGGGCAATCTGGCTACGCGTTCGTATCTGGCGCGCGAAGGCGATAAATTCACGGGGCGCAAGAAACTTTTGTGGGACGGCGCTACCATGAAAATTACCAATTACGACTATGCTAACCAGTTTGTAAGACGCCAGTACAATGGTGGCTATACGTTATAG
- a CDS encoding SCP2 sterol-binding domain-containing protein: MTLQELTDQIRTKASHADSLNATAKLVTDQGVVYIDATQSPVVVSNDDKPADCDLHVSVDNLVKMGTGDLNPMMAFMTGKLKVKGDMGIAMKMGQVMA, encoded by the coding sequence ATGACTTTACAAGAACTAACAGACCAAATTCGCACAAAAGCCTCTCACGCTGACAGTCTCAATGCTACGGCAAAGCTCGTCACGGATCAGGGGGTTGTTTATATCGATGCCACACAGTCGCCCGTTGTTGTCTCGAACGACGACAAACCAGCGGATTGCGACCTGCACGTTAGTGTCGATAATCTGGTAAAAATGGGCACGGGCGACCTGAATCCGATGATGGCCTTCATGACCGGAAAGCTTAAAGTAAAAGGCGATATGGGCATTGCCATGAAGATGGGGCAGGTCATGGCCTAA
- a CDS encoding HAD family hydrolase, whose translation MSTLPTQSIKALFLDIGGVLLTNGWDRHARRRAAQHFNLDYEQLDERHHLTFDTYESGKLSLDDYLKRIVFYEERPYSPQEFAQFIMEQSQPYPDMIQLVSQLKQEHGLKLVAVNNEGREINAYRIKQFQLNTFFDAFVSSCYAHLRKPDTDLFQLALDVAQIEPNQVVYIDDRLMFVQVARTLGMHCIHHTSYESTREKLAALDLTLG comes from the coding sequence ATGAGTACGTTGCCAACGCAGTCGATCAAAGCGCTTTTTCTGGATATCGGTGGAGTATTGTTAACGAACGGCTGGGACCGGCACGCCCGCCGACGAGCGGCCCAACACTTTAATCTCGACTACGAGCAATTGGACGAGCGGCATCATCTTACCTTCGACACTTATGAATCGGGCAAATTGAGTCTGGATGACTACCTGAAGCGCATTGTGTTTTACGAAGAAAGGCCCTACTCGCCCCAGGAATTCGCTCAATTCATTATGGAACAGTCGCAGCCGTACCCAGATATGATTCAGCTGGTGAGCCAGTTAAAGCAGGAACATGGCTTAAAGCTGGTTGCGGTCAATAACGAAGGCCGCGAAATCAACGCGTACCGGATCAAGCAGTTTCAACTCAATACCTTTTTCGATGCGTTTGTCTCATCGTGTTACGCCCACCTACGCAAACCCGACACGGACCTTTTTCAACTAGCGTTGGATGTAGCGCAGATCGAACCTAATCAAGTGGTATACATCGATGATCGGCTCATGTTTGTGCAGGTGGCCCGAACGCTGGGTATGCACTGCATACACCATACCAGCTACGAATCGACCCGCGAAAAGCTGGCAGCCTTGGATTTAACGCTTGGCTAG
- a CDS encoding NAD-dependent succinate-semialdehyde dehydrogenase, which yields MFTSINPYTQKKLKTYRPDSSAGIERKLKQADRAFADWSALSLSDRTASLRKVGDYLKTNKQRYAELITAEMGKTLQEALGEVEKCATTCTFYADHAEAYLADQSIESDSDGGPAARSVITYQPLGPVLAIMPWNFPFWQAMRFAIPGLIAGNVGLLKHAPNVMGCALAIEESFRESGLPKGVFQSLLVDVPVVETLLKDRRVKAATLTGSGRAGASMAAIAGSQIKKSVLELGGSDALIVLADADLEKAAETAVKSRMQNAGQSCIAAKRFIIEKSVKKQFTELVQHHIAQIKQGDPMDEATTMGPMARLDLADNIERQFRETITKGAKLIAGGSGTTLHREGCNVQPMLLDHVKPGMAAFDEETFGPLAVLIEAKDEADAIRLANQSDFGLGSALWTEDLDKAARLSRQIQAGSVFVNGLMRSDARVPFGGIKTSGFGRELSEAGIKEFTNVKTIWVEKAS from the coding sequence ATGTTTACGTCCATCAACCCATATACGCAGAAAAAGCTCAAAACCTACCGGCCTGACTCCTCCGCTGGTATTGAGCGTAAACTAAAACAAGCCGACCGGGCCTTTGCCGACTGGTCGGCTTTGTCGTTGTCGGACCGCACCGCGTCTCTTCGAAAAGTAGGCGATTATTTAAAAACCAATAAACAGCGGTACGCGGAGCTGATCACCGCCGAGATGGGAAAAACACTACAGGAAGCCCTCGGCGAAGTCGAGAAATGCGCAACAACCTGCACGTTTTACGCCGATCATGCCGAAGCGTATCTGGCCGACCAGTCGATTGAATCCGATAGCGACGGTGGACCGGCGGCCCGTAGTGTGATCACTTATCAGCCATTGGGTCCTGTCCTGGCAATTATGCCCTGGAATTTTCCGTTTTGGCAAGCCATGCGCTTTGCCATACCCGGCCTGATTGCGGGCAATGTCGGGTTACTCAAACATGCGCCCAACGTAATGGGTTGCGCGCTGGCGATTGAAGAATCGTTCCGCGAATCGGGATTGCCCAAAGGCGTTTTTCAATCGCTGCTGGTTGACGTTCCGGTTGTTGAAACGCTGTTGAAAGACCGGCGCGTCAAAGCCGCTACGCTTACGGGCAGCGGTCGGGCGGGTGCGTCGATGGCGGCTATTGCGGGCAGTCAGATCAAAAAATCGGTGCTGGAACTGGGGGGCTCGGATGCCTTGATCGTGCTGGCCGATGCCGATCTGGAAAAAGCTGCCGAGACAGCCGTCAAATCCCGGATGCAGAACGCGGGACAAAGTTGCATTGCGGCCAAGCGGTTTATCATCGAGAAGTCGGTTAAAAAGCAGTTCACGGAGCTTGTCCAGCATCATATCGCGCAAATCAAACAAGGTGATCCAATGGACGAGGCAACGACAATGGGGCCAATGGCTCGGCTCGATCTTGCCGACAATATCGAACGTCAGTTTCGCGAAACCATCACGAAAGGGGCCAAACTGATTGCGGGAGGCAGCGGAACCACGCTCCACCGGGAGGGTTGCAACGTGCAGCCTATGCTGCTGGACCACGTAAAACCCGGTATGGCTGCTTTTGACGAAGAAACCTTTGGTCCACTAGCCGTTCTTATCGAAGCCAAAGACGAAGCCGACGCCATACGACTGGCTAATCAATCCGACTTTGGGCTGGGATCAGCGCTCTGGACAGAAGATCTGGACAAAGCGGCCCGGCTTTCCCGACAAATTCAGGCCGGTTCTGTATTTGTCAATGGACTGATGCGATCAGACGCCCGCGTTCCGTTCGGCGGTATCAAGACTTCCGGCTTTGGGCGTGAACTCTCCGAAGCAGGCATCAAAGAATTTACGAACGTGAAAACGATTTGGGTGGAAAAAGCTTCTTAA
- a CDS encoding MarR family winged helix-turn-helix transcriptional regulator, which yields MIVETDKNSFDFNQFRLIRDRSVGRLFWRLKRFTSNFIEPRLQAMGYTDFKMSYLMFLSNIEEHGITNNELAKRACVTKQMMSKIVGLLEEEGYIYTQKNPNDSRSSIIFLNERGKELFVALEECMQEVRSKFNSIVGADRMEQVIETMSQLVNTLEQDEQ from the coding sequence ATGATCGTGGAAACAGATAAAAATTCCTTTGATTTTAACCAGTTTCGATTGATAAGAGATCGGTCGGTTGGTCGGCTTTTTTGGCGGCTGAAGCGATTTACCTCAAATTTCATTGAGCCTCGTTTGCAGGCAATGGGTTATACTGACTTCAAAATGAGTTATCTGATGTTCTTGTCAAATATTGAGGAACATGGGATAACGAATAACGAATTGGCGAAGCGTGCCTGCGTGACGAAGCAGATGATGAGTAAAATTGTCGGCTTGCTGGAAGAGGAAGGATATATATATACGCAGAAAAATCCCAACGACTCGCGGTCGAGCATCATTTTCCTCAATGAGCGGGGGAAAGAGCTATTTGTTGCCTTGGAGGAATGTATGCAGGAAGTACGCTCTAAGTTCAATTCGATTGTGGGCGCAGACCGTATGGAACAGGTTATTGAAACGATGTCCCAATTGGTAAACACGCTCGAACAAGACGAACAATAA
- a CDS encoding HlyD family secretion protein: MATTMATEETTTEEKSAVKTYLPRIIIALIVLVGGYFGYRAYVHSQHYESTDNAQIEGNSAPVLARVAGYVQSVNVEDYANVKQGQPLVTIDPQEYDVALAQAEADYQQSLADLETARADLQTALANARNVTQNARVAQSNADVQASRRSKAQQDLQRDQNLYKEQSLTRKQLEDSQNNVEVQSRQYTASVEQINLAKTSQGVAQAGIAKAQANIQKIQAVLKVKQAAIDNAKLKVGYAHLTAPITGKIGRKNVIVGQYVQPGQTLFTIVADSTFWVVANFKETQLEKMQLGQEVDIKLDAYPDLDIKGRVNSLSEATGARFALLPPDNASGNFVKITQRVPVKIEILNPEKYKNQLRAGLSVDAEVRVAN, encoded by the coding sequence ATGGCAACCACAATGGCGACTGAAGAAACAACTACTGAAGAGAAGAGCGCGGTAAAAACGTACTTGCCTCGTATTATAATAGCGCTCATCGTATTGGTGGGGGGCTATTTCGGCTACCGCGCTTACGTGCATAGCCAACACTACGAATCAACAGACAATGCCCAGATCGAAGGAAACTCCGCTCCGGTACTGGCGCGTGTGGCGGGTTACGTACAATCCGTCAATGTAGAAGATTACGCAAACGTAAAGCAGGGACAACCGCTGGTTACGATTGATCCACAAGAGTACGACGTGGCGCTGGCTCAGGCGGAGGCCGATTATCAGCAGTCGCTGGCTGATCTGGAAACGGCGCGGGCCGACCTTCAAACTGCACTGGCCAATGCCCGCAACGTCACTCAGAACGCACGGGTAGCTCAATCAAACGCGGATGTACAGGCATCGCGTCGGAGCAAGGCGCAGCAGGATCTACAGCGTGATCAGAATCTGTACAAAGAACAGTCGCTGACCCGCAAACAACTGGAAGATTCGCAGAACAACGTGGAAGTGCAATCCCGGCAGTACACGGCCAGCGTCGAGCAGATCAATCTGGCCAAAACGTCGCAGGGCGTTGCGCAGGCGGGTATTGCTAAAGCACAGGCAAACATCCAGAAAATTCAGGCTGTGTTGAAAGTGAAACAGGCTGCCATCGACAACGCCAAGCTGAAAGTAGGCTATGCGCACCTGACGGCTCCCATCACGGGTAAAATTGGCCGGAAAAACGTGATCGTTGGTCAGTATGTGCAACCGGGACAAACCTTATTCACGATTGTTGCCGATTCGACCTTCTGGGTTGTGGCTAACTTCAAAGAAACGCAGCTGGAAAAAATGCAGCTGGGCCAGGAGGTTGACATTAAGCTGGATGCCTACCCAGACCTCGACATAAAAGGCCGCGTCAATTCGCTATCGGAAGCCACCGGTGCTCGCTTTGCCTTGTTGCCACCGGACAACGCATCCGGAAACTTCGTGAAGATCACCCAACGGGTTCCGGTCAAGATTGAAATCCTGAATCCAGAAAAATACAAAAATCAGCTGCGGGCAGGTTTGAGTGTGGACGCTGAAGTACGAGTCGCAAACTAA
- a CDS encoding DHA2 family efflux MFS transporter permease subunit: MATQTMALPAQPALPTGFKRWIIVITAVSAAIVELIDTSIVNVGLTDIAGNLGVTIEDVSWVVTSYAIANVIVIPMTGFLQRYFGRKNYYVGSIILFTLSSYGCGFATNLETLILFRFLQGVGGGALLSTSQGLIYDAFPASQRALASALFGMGIVLGPTLGPTLGGFIIDNYHWSWMFYINVPIGIIATFLSLTYIDKKPDEININRRAIHIDQLGILLLAVGIGSLQYVLERGEADDWFDSDAIFYLSIVAAISLPFFIWWELRGTKEPVVDLRVMKNRNLTIGSILVVVVGYGLFTSVLLYPLFAQRVVGLTATQTGLLLMPGGIITLPMFAISGRMLAKGVSPRLIVAVGYVAFSSFCFLMSTYNADASNGDFIVALIIRGIGLAFVNVPLINQSVSTLEPRQMPTGIAIVNMMRQIGGAFGVAITNTYVTQRTALHRSDLVSNLQPGSPQLTERLNALTQGLSARGINPLDAVSGAYKTLDGIITRQALMISYLDTFRLAGLFFVLSFPLLFLLKRKQMSAEAAKAAADAAH, encoded by the coding sequence ATGGCAACTCAAACAATGGCCCTCCCGGCACAACCGGCTTTGCCAACGGGTTTTAAGCGGTGGATAATTGTGATCACAGCGGTTTCGGCGGCTATCGTCGAGCTGATCGACACATCCATCGTCAACGTTGGTCTGACGGATATTGCTGGTAATCTGGGTGTAACCATCGAAGACGTATCCTGGGTAGTCACTTCTTACGCGATTGCCAACGTCATCGTCATTCCCATGACCGGCTTCTTGCAGCGGTACTTTGGGCGAAAGAACTACTACGTCGGATCGATTATCCTCTTTACGCTATCATCCTACGGGTGTGGATTTGCGACAAATCTGGAAACGCTTATCTTATTCCGGTTTTTGCAGGGAGTAGGGGGCGGTGCTTTGCTCTCCACGTCGCAGGGACTTATCTATGATGCGTTTCCCGCATCACAACGGGCACTTGCTTCGGCTTTGTTCGGTATGGGTATCGTACTCGGCCCAACGCTCGGTCCAACGCTCGGCGGTTTTATCATCGATAATTACCACTGGAGCTGGATGTTTTACATCAACGTTCCGATTGGTATCATCGCAACGTTTCTGAGCCTGACCTACATCGACAAGAAACCCGACGAAATCAATATCAACCGACGGGCTATTCATATTGACCAGCTTGGCATTCTGCTACTCGCGGTTGGGATCGGTAGTTTGCAGTACGTGCTGGAACGGGGCGAAGCCGACGACTGGTTTGACAGCGACGCGATTTTTTATCTGTCGATCGTTGCGGCCATATCACTGCCATTCTTTATCTGGTGGGAACTGCGGGGGACCAAAGAGCCCGTTGTCGATCTAAGGGTAATGAAAAACCGGAACCTGACCATCGGGTCGATACTCGTTGTTGTAGTCGGGTATGGTCTGTTCACATCCGTACTGCTGTATCCCTTGTTTGCCCAGCGAGTTGTAGGATTGACCGCTACGCAGACAGGCTTACTGCTCATGCCCGGTGGTATTATAACACTACCAATGTTTGCCATTTCGGGACGGATGCTGGCCAAAGGTGTATCGCCGAGGCTGATCGTGGCGGTGGGTTACGTCGCTTTTTCGTCCTTCTGTTTCCTGATGTCAACGTACAACGCCGATGCATCGAATGGTGATTTTATCGTAGCGCTTATCATTCGGGGTATTGGACTGGCCTTTGTCAACGTGCCGCTGATCAACCAATCGGTATCAACACTGGAACCACGCCAGATGCCTACGGGAATCGCCATTGTCAACATGATGCGCCAGATTGGCGGAGCCTTTGGGGTGGCTATCACCAATACCTACGTAACTCAGCGGACCGCACTGCACCGGAGCGACCTAGTTTCGAACTTGCAACCCGGAAGCCCGCAGCTGACCGAACGGCTTAACGCGCTTACGCAGGGGCTGAGCGCGCGTGGTATAAACCCATTGGATGCGGTATCGGGTGCGTACAAAACACTCGATGGGATTATTACCCGGCAGGCGCTGATGATCTCTTATCTGGACACTTTCCGGCTGGCAGGACTCTTTTTTGTTCTCTCATTCCCGCTCTTGTTCTTACTGAAACGTAAACAAATGTCTGCCGAAGCGGCCAAAGCTGCTGCCGATGCAGCCCACTAA
- a CDS encoding TolC family protein, whose product MKSTFLTLIALSTIGFAQAQNQTAAVTVPDDLKALVQQANTNYPALKQQQQQIQAGEVRVDIARTAMRPSATLNGTYTYVTPVPQFAIPLNGQEVVAKLAPNNNINANVSVGQTIYDFGRTDAAIKQAADNVQILRRNFELTQQTLGYQVAAAYYGIGYLQQGIIVQDSVIKTAAANVRLLASRLQNGDALEYDVLTQQVRLKASTNRKIELQNQLERQLATLTYLTGVANPATDLAIQQFQLGVQTAPVQLFDIEGQLQSAATGNKEVQLAQDRVRAAETDVLVYNRAGQPSISFSGSAGYKNGYPLEVEKLRANMAAGVNIVAPLYAGRRYKLQNQAAQLNLNASRYAVETANAQLRQTIAQLNADIRSNQTRLANLETQVVQARKALQIANARLRNGVITNVELQSAETGVEEAELGRLTFQYQLLLNQLELKRLLGEPLF is encoded by the coding sequence ATGAAATCGACATTTTTAACCCTAATCGCTCTTAGCACGATTGGTTTCGCTCAGGCTCAGAATCAAACGGCAGCTGTTACGGTGCCCGACGATCTGAAAGCGTTGGTGCAGCAGGCGAACACAAACTATCCCGCGCTGAAGCAGCAGCAACAACAGATCCAGGCTGGCGAAGTACGGGTCGATATTGCCCGGACGGCTATGCGGCCCAGCGCTACCCTGAACGGTACGTACACGTATGTAACGCCAGTCCCCCAATTTGCTATTCCGCTGAATGGGCAGGAAGTCGTTGCTAAACTGGCTCCCAACAACAACATCAACGCGAACGTATCCGTTGGGCAAACCATCTACGACTTTGGCCGGACGGATGCCGCAATCAAGCAGGCCGCTGATAACGTGCAGATTCTGCGCCGAAACTTTGAGCTGACGCAGCAAACGCTTGGCTATCAGGTGGCAGCGGCTTATTACGGCATCGGGTACTTACAGCAGGGCATTATCGTTCAGGACTCGGTGATTAAAACGGCAGCGGCTAATGTGCGTTTGCTGGCATCCCGCTTGCAGAATGGCGATGCACTTGAGTACGATGTACTGACGCAGCAGGTACGACTGAAAGCGTCAACCAACCGCAAGATCGAACTGCAAAATCAACTGGAGCGTCAGTTAGCGACCTTAACGTACCTGACCGGTGTGGCCAATCCTGCTACCGATCTGGCGATACAGCAGTTTCAGTTAGGTGTGCAGACGGCTCCGGTACAACTGTTTGATATTGAGGGTCAGCTACAGTCGGCAGCTACCGGCAACAAAGAAGTTCAACTGGCCCAGGACCGGGTTCGGGCGGCTGAAACGGACGTTCTGGTTTACAACCGGGCTGGCCAGCCCAGTATTAGCTTCAGTGGGTCAGCGGGTTACAAAAATGGTTATCCGCTTGAGGTCGAAAAGCTCCGGGCTAACATGGCTGCTGGGGTCAACATTGTAGCACCCCTTTACGCGGGCCGACGGTACAAACTGCAAAATCAAGCCGCTCAATTGAACCTGAATGCGAGCCGATATGCCGTTGAAACCGCCAATGCACAATTGCGACAAACGATTGCACAGCTAAACGCCGACATACGGAGTAACCAGACTCGGTTAGCCAACCTCGAAACGCAGGTAGTTCAGGCACGTAAGGCCCTGCAAATTGCCAATGCCCGGTTGCGGAACGGTGTTATTACCAACGTAGAACTACAAAGCGCTGAAACCGGCGTAGAGGAAGCCGAACTGGGCCGCCTGACTTTTCAGTACCAGTTACTGCTCAATCAGCTGGAACTGAAGCGGCTGTTGGGTGAACCGTTGTTCTAA
- the acpP gene encoding acyl carrier protein, with amino-acid sequence MKARVTEILKNFGVAESAITNDVHFVRDLGLDSLDTVDLIMRLEQEFGIRIPDEDYPKLTTLQGVLDYLEHEQRVSVTA; translated from the coding sequence ATGAAAGCGCGTGTTACGGAGATATTGAAAAACTTTGGCGTTGCAGAATCCGCCATTACGAACGATGTACACTTTGTTCGCGACCTTGGCTTGGACAGCCTCGATACCGTCGATCTGATCATGCGATTGGAGCAGGAGTTCGGTATTCGGATTCCTGACGAAGACTACCCGAAACTAACGACGCTGCAAGGAGTCTTAGATTACCTCGAACACGAACAGCGCGTATCGGTTACGGCATAA